A DNA window from Solanum lycopersicum chromosome 3, SLM_r2.1 contains the following coding sequences:
- the 3OH-2 gene encoding 3b-hydroxylase codes for MPSIISSQLDLYSIKELPESHAWKSSLDDDGSRNINAESIPVIDLNHDHKFVMDTIGHACKTWGAFQIVNHNISHRLLNHMETHGTRLFSLPMQQKLKAARSSDGIAGYGVARISSFFDKLMWSEGFTIFGSPLEHARQLWPYDYNKFCDVIEEYENEMEKLAGRLMGLMLGSLGIAKEDVKWAVGPRSGSSALQLNSYPACPDPDRAMGLAAHTDSTLLTILHQNNTSGLQVFKEGNGWVTVPPLRGALVINVGDLLHILSNGLYPSVLHRAIVNRTRHRLSVAYLYGPPSGVKISPLSKLVDQRNPQMYRPVTWSEYLGTKAKHFDKALSSVRLCAPRIGFANSKDQSGVQVG; via the exons ATGCCTTCAATTATCTCATCACAACTCGATTTGTACTCGATAAAAGAATTACCCGAATCACATGCATGGAAATCCTCATTGGACGACGATGGATCGCGTAATATTAATGCGGAGTCCATTCCAGTAATCGATCTAAACCATGATCATAAATTTGTCATGGATACAATTGGCCATGCATGCAAAACATGGGGTGCCTTCCAAATAGTAAACCACAATATATCGCACCGATTACTTAACCATATGGAAACACACGGGACGAGATTATTTTCCCTTCCGAtgcaacaaaaattaaaagcaGCTCGATCGTCCGATGGCATCGCTGGCTATGGAGTCGCTcgaatttcttcttttttcgaTAAGCTCATGTGGTCCGAAGGATTCACAATTTTTGGATCCCCTCTGGAACATGCCCGCCAACTTTGGCCATACGATTACAATAAATTCTG tGACGTCATCGAAGAGTACGAAAATGAAATGGAAAAGCTAGCGGGAAGATTAATGGGTTTAATGCTTGGGTCCCTTGGAATAGCAAAAGAAGATGTTAAATGGGCCGTTGGCCCAAGAAGCGGTAGTTCGGCCCTACAACTAAATTCTTACCCGGCTTGTCCGGATCCGGATCGGGCTATGGGTCTTGCTGCACATACGGATTCTACCCTATTAACAATCCTTCACCAAAACAATACAAGTGGTTTACAGGTATTTAAAGAAGGAAACGGGTGGGTAACGGTTCCTCCGCTTCGCGGGGCATTAGTTATCAACGTGGGTGATTTGTTACACATATTGTCAAACGGGTTGTACCCGAGTGTTCTACATCGGGCGATAGTGAACAGGACTCGACATCGTCTTTCAGTGGCCTATCTATATGGGCCACCGTCAGGGGTGAAAATTTCACCCCTATCGAAATTGGTAGACCAAAGGAACCCTCAAATGTATAGGCCAGTGACGTGGAGTGAGTATTTGGGAACTAAGGCAAAACATTTCGATAAAGCACTTTCATCTGTTCGGCTTTGTGCTCCTCGTATTGGGTTTGCCAATTCCAAGGATCAAAGTGGCGTCCAAGTAGGTTAA